The DNA sequence CGGTCCTAAAACCAAAATAGAAGCACGCATGGTTTTTACTATATCATAGGTAGCTTTTGTTTCGTGTAGATCAAATGTATTAACGATAACACTGTCTTGCGAAAATTCACAGGTTGCACCAAGATTTGACAGGAGTTTTAAAAGCGTTTTTATATCTACAACCTGTGGTAAATTTTTCATATGTACACTGTTTTTGGCCAGTATGCACATAGCAATAAGAGGTAGAGATGCATTCTTTGCACCTGAGATATTTATAGTACCTTCGAGTGAAGCACTGTTTTTTATTTTTAAATAATCCATAGGTCTCTTTGTATTTTCATAAATTTTATAATTGGCATTATATCTAAGGGCACCTCTAAAAACCCTGATATATCTCAACATTATAGCAGAAGTGCTAATGCAAGGCAAAACTATGCAGGAGCTACGAGTAGCTTCTCTTTTTGGTTTTGAGGTATATCAGGGTTTTTAGAGATGCCCTGATTAATATGATTATATAAACAGTTTATTTTTGATATACTTAATTTTTTAAAGGATTTACACATGAGTTCCGCATTAGACAGATTGAAACATTTAACAAATAAAATTTCCAGTTATGAGACGGCGAGAAAGCAAAATTTAAAAATATTACAAAAGCTGTTTGGGGAGTTGGATATAGACAAAAAAGTAGCAAAATTTGAAGATTTATTTCATTTTAAAGCTGTGAACCTTTCGGGTGTATCGCTAAATGAGGAGGATCTTGGTACAATTAAAAAAGGAAAATATTTACAGATTTTAGCAATTCATTATGACAAAAACGCAATACAAAAAAGTAAAAATATCTCTTTGGCCTATTTTGGAAGAGTTGAGAATGTTGCCACTGAATTAAAAGAGAAGGTAGTGGAATTTGTCATTCGCTACAGGTTTGAAAAAAGTTTTATGACACTTGAACATTATCATGATATGCTAAATAGATTCGGGCAGGAGAATGAGTAGATTTTATTTTTTTATATGGTTGCAGTGGGCGGTAAAACTGACATTGTATACAGCGTTGCTGACTTTTTTTATTGCTGCTTTTATAACACTGGTAATATATATAAGCCAGGGAACAGGTACATTAGACAATGAAATAACAAGGGCACTTTTGACTATATTTAAATTCTGGTTTATGGTGTCATGGAATTTTGCGCTTTTGATTGTTTTATTTAGAAGTCTGAAATATATTTTTAATAAATGCATAAAAGGGTATGTGTTTGTCCTGTTAGGTTGTCCCAAAGAAGAGACGAATGAAGAAACAGGAGAGATTATAGATGAGATTGGATATGGTGATTTGTTGAAAGTATGGCGAAAATGGTTTATGCTGATGATATGGACAGTTGCAGGAGAAATGATTGTGGCAGTGATTGTTATGAAGCTTTTTAGCTCATATGAGAGCGTGTTTACATGGTTTAATATGTATGTGCTGCATATATTTATACTAATTGCCGGTTTTTTTTCTTTCATTGTACTCAGTGTAAAATGTAAAAAAGTTCAGGTAAAAAAATGTTGATTTTTACAGATGTTCAGACTACAGGGATTGAAGCAGGCGATGTTGTGTGCTCCGTTGCATTATTAAAAGATGAAAAGGTATTTTACGAACTTATAAACGAAGGAAAAAAGATACCGCCGTCAGCTTCAAGTATTCATCATATTACAAATGAAATGATCAAAGATAAAAAGCTTTTTAAAATGACGCAAGTATATGAAATATTACAAAAAAACAATACTTTTGAAAATACTTTAATTGCACATAATGTACAATTCGTTTTGGAAAAATTTGCTGTTTCGGGTCTGCAATGGCAAGGAGCTGTAATAGATACATTAAAAGTCACAAAACATCTTATCAAAGAGTGCGAACAGTTTTCATTGCAGTTTTTACGCTATGAACTCAAGCTGTACAGACAAGAGAATGCGCTTAAACAGCAGTATGGAATTAAAGATGCTTTATGCTCCAATAATGCACTCAATGATGTATTTGTAACAAAATTATTGTTTGAATATCTGCTTGAGTATGCAACAGTAGAAAAGATGAAAGAATTAAGTTTTCAAAAAGTGCTTTTAGAAAAATTTCCCTTTGGAAAATATATGGGAAAATATATAGAAGAGATAGTCCAACATGATATTAATTATGTGAACTGGATGTTGTGTCTGGAAGATTTGGATGAAGATTTAAAGTACTCGCTTGAGTATTATTTGAGAGGATAGTTTTATGAAAGTAGCTGTTGAATGCCAGTCTCCGCTTTTGCAAAAGTCATTAGAACTTTTTTTGGCAAAGTATTTAAGTTCATCAAAAAAAAGTGACATAATCATTCGTGATGAAGAGTGTTTGAATGAGAGCCGATGTTTTTATATTTCAACGAAAGAAGGAGCAGACTTATTGAAACCTTTTTCAAAGTCACAGCTTATTTTGGCCTTGGAAAAAAAATATAATGAACTCTATCCTGAGAGTACAAATACTCAGCCTGAAGATGAGAACACAAGTGAGAGAATGAACTTTGAAGTATTGGAAAAAAGAATTGAGTTGTTAACAAAAGAGTATCAGGAAAATATTCTAAGAGCGGTGAAAGCATTTTATGAAAAGTAAACAACTGAGCAAGAAGATTATTGCAGGAAAATATAAGGGAAAAAAACTTTTGCTCCCGTCAAAAGTCACTACACGAAGTTCCAAGTCTATAGTTTTGGAATCTTTTTTTAATACTTTACAGTTTGATATAGTTGATGCAAACTTTGTTGAAGTTTTTTCAGGGAGTGGATCAATAGGTCTTGAAGCACTCAGCCGTGGTGCAAAAAAAATATACTTTATGGAAAAAGATAAAGAAGCATTAAAAACACTTCAAAAAAATATTTCACAGACAGACCCGTCTGCCTGTGAAGTCTTTGCCGGAGACAGTTTTGAAAATATTGAGTTAGTTCTCTCAAGACTGAAAAAATCGAATGAAGATGCATTCTTCTACATTGACCCTCCGTTCAGCATCCGTGAGGGTATGGAAGAGATTTATGAAAAAACTATGAAACTTATAGAAAAACTGCCTGCCTTACATGTAAAGATGATTATTGTAGAACATATGAGCGGTCTGAAGATTCCTGAATTCTTAGGCATATACAAGGTGAAAAAATCAAAAAAATTTGGGAATACTACGTTAACATATCTTACAAACAATAATATGGAATAAAATTTGCTGGTTTATCTTTACATGTAAGGATTGCTAATGAAATTTATTTTACTGTTTATACTTTTTTTCTCTACTCTTTATGCTACAAAGATATCGGATGTGTCAAATATTGTAGGAGTAAGAGACAATCAGGTTATAGGCTATTCCCTTGTTGTCGGATTGAAAAAAACCGGAGACGGGACTACCTCAAGGTTTACTCTTCAGTCTATCTCCAATATGCTTCGTGCAATGAATATAAACATGGATCCAATTGACATCATGTCCAAAAATGTTGCTGCTGTTGTGGTAACTGCTACTATGAAACCTTTTGCCAGACAGGGTGATAAAATGGATGTGACCGTTTCTTCTATAGGAGACTCAAAATCTTTAGAAGGGGGAACACTTCTGATGACACCTTTAAAAGGGGTTGACGGAAAAATTTATGCTTTGGCACAAGGAGCCATCAGTATAGGCGGACTGAACACAAGAGGTGCAGGAAATGCGTCACACCCTACTACAGGAATTGTTTTTAACGGAGGGATAATTGAAAGAGAAATCAATATTGATCTGTTTCATCAAAAATATGCAACATTATCTCTTAAAGAATCAGGATTCAGGAATGCTGTTGGAATTCAAAAGGCAATTAATGATTATTATCATACACAGTTAGCAATAGCTATGGACTCAAGAAGTATAAAACTGAAATGTCCACAAAATCGTTCTATGATAGAGTTTTTGGCTGAGGTTCAAGAGATCGACATGGATTATCATCCAAAAGATAAAATCATAATAAATGAAAGAACAGGAACAATTGTTGCTGGAGTAAATATAGAACTCAAACCGGTAGTTTTAACACACGGAGATATTACGATAAAGATTGTTGAACAGAAAAAGATTTCAAAGCCTGCAGGTTCAATGAGTGTTGATAATAATCTGGTTATCGGTTTAAACGAGAATGAAGTCTATACCAAAGAGGGAACAACAACAGTGGCAAACCTTGTAAGATCTTTGCAAAAACTCGGAGCTTCACCAAAAGATATTATATCTATACTTGAAGCGATGAAAAGTGCAGGGAGTATATCTGCAGAATTGAAGGTGATATGATGAGTTACTCAATGAATGCTGTCAATGCCCAGGCACAAATGGCTACAGCGAATAAAGCAATACCCAGGATTGACGAAAAGGCGCAGGATAAGGCTCTGAGAGAACAGACAGATGCTTTTGAAGCCGTTATAGTAAAAATGCTGATGGATAATGCGATGAAAGATGATAAGAATCTTTTTTCATCACAAAATGATCCGGGAGATAAAATATATAAATCAATGTACAGAGATGAGCTTTCTAAAGCAAGTGCCGGAAGTTTCGGATTTTCGCAAATGCTTTATGATTATTTATCTCAAAAGAATTCATAAAATCAACTTAATAAGTTCTGGTTATTGCCGATATAACAATAGCAATAAAACAAACTTATTATATAAAGGATGAATTATGATTTCAAAAGTAAATAATTCAGTGTTGGGGAGTGCCTATGTGAACAATACACTTTCAAACACACAAAAAAAAGAGAATACTTCAGTAACTGCTGTGGAAAACAAGAGCAGTAAAGTCGAACAACTCAAAGAGTCTATAGACTCAGGACAATACAAAGTAGATTTGTCTGCATTATCTAAAAAAATGGCAGATGAGTTACTTTAGAAATAAACTAACAGGAGAATGGCATGTTGAGTCATCATTTGCAGAGTGCTTTACAGGATTTAAAAGATTTAATTTCAATAACAAAATCAGATATCAAAGATATCCAAAAAGCGCAACATGACCATCAGTTTGAAAGACTCTCCATAAAAGAAGGAAAACTAAAAAGCTTTGAAGCAAAAAAAGCAATGATAGATTATGAAATTTCTGCGTTAATTACATCCCATCCGGATGTTGAACTTCCCCAATTATTAGATGAAACACAGCATCAACTACTGGATGAATTAAAACAAAGCTTATCAGAACTCAGAACAGTGAATAAACAGTATGCAAAGTTAGTAGTTGTCGTGAGTAATTTATACAATACATTCCTGGAAAGATTAGTACCGACAGAAATGCAGGGGTACAACAAGGTTGCATCCAAAGACTCTACAATATTGGAAGTAAGGGTTTAAAATGGCTTCAATTTTTAATACACTCAGCATCGGATACAGCGGATTAAGCGCAGCACAAGTCGGAATAAATACAACAGGAAACAATATAGCAAATGCGGAAAATGAAGGATATACCCGTCAAAGAGTGATCACTTCAGCTGCAAATCCTTTGATTACGAGTGCAGGAAATGTTGGAAATGGCGTTGAAATCCAGGATATCAAAAGAGTATTTGACAATTTTGTGTTTGACAGATACAGCAGTGTTTCTGCAGATAAAGAATACAGTGATTTTGAAAGACAAACACTTGAAGAACTCTCAACATATTTTCCTGAAATAGATGGTGTCGGAATTAAAGCGGACCTGGCCGAATACTATAATATGTGGCAGACTTTTGCTGATAATCCAAATAATGATTCCATAAAAATTGCATTGGCAAAACAGACCGAAACACTGACACAGCATATAACCCAAACACAAAACCAGGTTTTAAATTTACAAATGCAGGTAAATGACCAGCTTGATGTTAATATTACTGAGGTAAACAGTCTGGCTCAGCAGTTGGCAGATCTTAACAAGTCCATTGATGTTGCTGAAGCGGGTGGAGGATACACTGCAAATGATTTACGGGATAAAAGAAATGTTATAGAAAGAAGTTTATCCAGATTGATAGGCGCTGAAGTAAATCAAGGACAGTTGGAATCAAATATTCAGATAGATTCCAATTCAAATACAAGAACCGGAAGTTATACACTTAGTGTTAACGGTTTTAATCTTGTTGACGGCAGTACATATCATCCGCTCACTATTGAAAAAGGGAATAATCCGTATGGATTTTATGAACTCTCCTATGAACGACAGGACGGTACACTTATTCCTATGGAAGAAGAGATAACCAATGGAAAGATAGGAGCAATTTTCAATCTGAGAGGTCGGGCTGTTGATACAACAAGTGGTATGCCGACAGATGGTGTATTGCAAAATGTTGTTTCAGATCTTGATGCTTTTGCCAAGGGCCTCATAGAATCAACAAACAACCTGTATGCAAAAAGTGCCAGATCCCGAATGGAGTCAAATAACATTAATATTAATCCGGCAACTCCTTTGGTGACTTCCTCTTTAAATATTAATCCCGGTTCTTTTGATGTGACAGTGTATGATATAGATGGCAATGAGGTGGCAAAAAGGACGATAAACATTGATGCTGCAACTTCTATGTCAGGTATCAGTGGTTCCAACTCAATTGAGGGGCAAATCATCGCAAATAAAGATGACAACAGTGATGCAAATGCCAATAATGATGTTGATGATTATATGATCTTTAATTATGCACCAAATGCGAATGGTGATATAAAACTTGAACTCAGCATGAATACAGCTGCCAATTCGCAAGGCTATACATTTGCCGTTGTTGACAACTTACCTGATAATACATTTGCATCAGGAACAAATTTTGCAGGTGCTATAGGGCTTGGTTCCTTTTTTGAGGGGACTAATGCAAGAGATATTCGTCTCAATACACAATACAGGAATAATCCGACACAATTACATGCTGGCTATTCATCCAATGCAGGTGATAACAGAGTCGCTCTTGATATGGTTCAGCAACAGTTTGAATCCTATAAATTTCAGGTAGGAAATGAGCAGTATGATACGACAACATACGGGATGTTTGATATTACCAGTACCTATGTAGGCATCTCAACAAATTCAGCCATAACAAGGAATGAAACTGTTTCTACGCAATTTAATGCGACAGAGATGGAATATAATTCTATTACAAAAGTAAGTATTGATGAAGAGATGACAAATCTCATCAAGTATCAGACTTCTTACGGTGCTGCCGCAAAAGTGATTACTACTGTTGATCAAATGATGCAGACACTTTTAGGCATTAAACAATAGCTTTATGCCTAAATTCAGTATATTTATACTCATCTTTATTTTCCTGTTTTCGTTTTTCGGATCACAACTATACCATGCCAGCCCCTATGCTTTAGATGCAAAAGCAATTTTGTTGGCGCCTTCTTTGATGCACCCTTTAGGCACGGACAGGCTGGGAAGGGATATATTGGCTCGCCTTATTGCCGGAGGAGAAGTTTCTCTTGTTATTGGGGCAGGGAGTGCTTTTGTCGCTTCTTTTATTGGACTGATTCTGGGTTCGATGGCCGGATATTTCAAAGGAAGCGTGGACAGGATTTTTGTCATTACAGTCGATCTTTTTTTGACATTTCCGACATTTTTTTTACTGCTTGCATTGGTCAGTTATGTCAATGCCTCTGCTTTGGTCCTGATTGTTATCATATCAATTACAGGGTGGATGACAACTGCCAGGCTGATACGCTCTGAGAGTTTTAAAATTACTTCCCAGCCTTATATTAAAATACTCAAGATCGCAAAGGTAAATACATTAAAAATTCTTTTAAAATATTATGCCCCTGTTTTGGCTCCGATTTATTTTGTAAGTTTTACTTTCGGCGTGGGCGGTGCTATTTTGGCAGAGTCAGGATTGAGTTTTTTAGGATTGGGAATTGTCGCACCTCAGATGAGCTGGGGGACAATTTTAAGTGGAGGAAAAGATGTTATTGACATTGCCTGGTGGGTGAGTTTTTTTCCAGGTTTAATGATTTTTTTAGTCACTTTTTCACTTATTAATATTTCAAACTATTTACAGCAGATTACAAATCAACAAGAGATAAAAACTTAAAGGGAAAACGTATGAAAGAGCATAAAATAGGCTATTATTTTATCGTTATGGCAAGTGTTGTGATTGTCCTGGCAGGCATAAAAAGTGCATCAGTCATTATTATTCCGTTTTTACTCTCTTTGTTTATTGCAATTATCCTCTCTCCTTTGTATAATTATTTTAAGTCAAAGTCGATACCGGATATTGTGTCTGTTACTTTGGTAATAACAGTCTTTATTCTGTTTTTGGCGCTGATTGCAAAACTTGTGGGTAATTCAGTGCATGATTTTAGTGCCAATATTGATACATATGCACAAAAACTTGCGCAATATTATCAGCTTATTTCACACTATACCGCTTCTTTCGGTATAGAAATTTCAACTGAGGATATAGCAAACCTGATAAATATGAAACAGGCGATGAAATTCGCAACAAGTATTATTCAAAGTATGGGTGCTATGTTTACAAATGGTTTTATCATTATTTTAACAGTGATATTTATGCTGCTTGAATCACAATATTTTGTAAAAAAAGTGGAACTGGCTGACGGACATCAAGAGACAATGGCTCATATAGAAAGAATTTTTTCTAAAATAAAAAACTATATGGTACTCAAAGCACTCATTTCATTGTTTACCGGTGCCATCATATGGATGAGTCTCTATTTTTTAGGTACAGATTATGCCTTTTTATGGGGAGTATTGGCTTTTATGTTAAACTTTATCCCAAATATAGGTTCAATAATTGCAGCCATTCCTGCAGTTTTAATTACTTTAGTGCAGCTGGGAGGCATGAGCGCTTTGGTAGTCATGGTGTTGTACACTGTGATAAATATAGTCATAGGCTCTATTCTTGAACCTAAAATTATGGGAAAAGGTTTAGGACTGTCCACCCTGATAGTTTTTCTTTCACTCATGTTCTGGGGATGGCTTTTGGGCATAGTAGGCATGCTTTTGTCAATTCCTTTAACAATAATGGCAAAGATTATTTTTGATGCCAATCAAAATACACAATGGATAGGCGTCCTGCTTGGAACAGGTGACAATATTGCATTGAATGAAGAAACTAATAAGTAAAATACAAGAGCAATATAGCTATACTACAAAAAAATATATAGATTACTCAGTAGGAAAAATTTTGATATTAATGATAGATAATTATGACAGTTTTACATACAATATTGTTCAGTATTGCAGGGAACTTGGAGCGGATTTAAAAATTATACGCAATGATGAGATGAGTGTGCAAGAGATAGAAAATCTTCATCCGGAAAAAATTATAATTTCTCCCGGACCGGCTTCTCCTGATGAGGCAGGTGTAACCTTGGAAGTGATAAATTATTTTCAGGACAAATTGCCGATTCTTGGTATATGCTTAGGGCACCAGAGTATTGCACAGGCTTTTGGTGCAGATATCGTGCGTGCCAAAAATATGATGCACGGTAAAACATCAAAGATTAAACACTCTACATGTAAACTCTTTGACACTCTGCCGGATGAATTTACGGCAACACGTTATCATTCTCTGATAGTCGATAAAAAGAGTATACCGGAGAGTATCGAACCGACAGCCTTCAGTATGGATGATGATGAAATAATGGCACTAAAAATAAAAGATAAAGATATTTACGGCGTGCAGTTTCATCCTGAATCTATAATGAGCGAATACGGACATGAAATTATTGGAAATTTTCTAAAATTATGAAATATCGAATCATCTTATTCCTGATACTTGGATTGGATGCATCTATTCTTATTTTTCAAACTACGCAAATTTCCATCTCTCCCTCTGAAGCATCACTTTTGTACGGAGATGCTTCCTTCTTACAGCAATTAGTGAAACTCTCATTAAAAATATTTGGACAAAATGATTTTGCATTACGGTTTGTGATGATACTTTTACATCTTTTAAGTGCATGGCTTTTATATGCGATTTCTGCAAAATACTTGGCATTAGAGAGAAACAGGTTATGGTTAGTAACAGTATTTGTACTTTTACCTGGGGTTGTCAGTGCTGCTCTTGTTGTCAGTCATGCCGGTTTGATTATCTTTGGACTGTTTCTGTACATATATTTGAGTCAAAAACTGAATGATTATTACTTGAATGTTCTGTTGTTTTTGTATGCACTGCTAGATGCGGGTTTTGTTTATCTGTTTGCAGGACTTGCAATATTTTATTTATTTCAAAAAAATAAAATATTGTTTTTATACAATCTTTTTCTCGCAGGTTTATCTGTTTATATCTACGGTTTAAATATATCGGGTGTACCAAGTGGTCATTTTTTAGACACAATCGGAGTTTACAGTGCTATTTTTACCCCTGTTATATTTATATATATTTTTTATACGCTGTATCGTGGTTACCTTAATGACGAGAATGACAAAATATGGTATATAGCATCAACTGCTTTATTGTTTTCTTTACTCCTGTCATTTAGACAACGTGTCGAACTTGAGTTATTTGCACCTTATCTGATTTTAGCGCTGCCCTTGGCGGCGAAAACTTTTGCACATTCATACAGGGTGAGACTGACAAACTTCAGGAAAAGATACAGAGCAATATTTGTGTTGGCCTTTGTATTTTTAATTTTTAATACTCTAATTGTAATGTTTAACAAAGAACTGTATTTACTTTTAGACAATCCAAAAAAACATTTTGCATATAAAATGCATATTGCCAAAAAACTTGCAACCGAGTTAAAAGCAATGAATATATTGTGTGTGAAAACCAGCCAGGATATGCAGAAAAGATTAAAATTTTATTTTATTGATAAATGTGATGAAAATGTTTTACAAGAACTAAAACCTCATTCAAATATTAAGAGCGATGTTACTATACGTTACAAAAATAAAATACTGTATAAGGCTAATGTTACTAAAATAAACAATAAATAAATCTATTTAATGGTTAATATAAACCAAAGATATTTGTTGGATACTTTATGCTAGAATAGTCCACAAATATCAAAATAGGGAGTTTCTATGGCTCAAAAAGCGATACGAGAATATGACGCGAAGTCAATTTTAGCAAAACATTGGAATAAATACTTTCCAGATTTCACTTATGCATACGAGACGGTTCTGGTAACATCAGGTGCGGAACTGCTTGAAGCTGCAAAAGAAAAACCATGGTTAAAAGAAAAACCATTAGTTGTAAAACCGGATATGCTGTTTGGTAAACGTGGTAAAAATAACTTAGTGCTTTTTAAAGATCAAAAACCGGGTGATGTTACTTTAGAAAAAGCTGCAGCATGGATTGACGAAAAAGCGAAAGAAGATGTGGCAGTCTATTTTTCATTTGAGGGAGATACTCCGACAGGTGAGCCAAAAGTAGACAGATTGACTCACTTTATTGTTGAGCCGTTTACTCCGCATGATCAGTCTGAAGAGTATTATATTTCAGCAACTGTGGTAGGAGATGAAGATGTTCTCTACATGTCAGCTGAAGGCGGTATGGAAGTTGAAGAGGGATGGGATGAAAAAGTTACCGAAGTTGCATTCCCAATTACTGCTACAGAAGAAGAGATCGCCGAGAAAATAAAAGCAAATATTCCTGCAGATGTAAAAGAAGAAGATAAAGAAAATTTTGCAAAATTTGCAATCGGTTTCTTTAAAGCGTATCGTGAACTAAATTTTGCATACCTTGAAATTAATCCATTTGTTATGCAAGGAACAAAAATTGAGCTTTTAGACATGGTTGCAAAACTGGATGATACTGCCGGATTTATGATGGTAGAAGAGTGGGGTGATGTTGAGTATCCAACTGCATTTGGTATGGAAGCAAAATCTCCGGAAGTTGAAGCAATCGAGGAAGCAGATGCAAAAACAGGTGCTTCACTCAAGCTTACATTACTGAAGCCTGAAGCCAGAATATGGACTATGGTTGCCGGTGGTGGTGCTTCAGTTGTATACGCTGATACTATTGCTGATTTTGCAGG is a window from the Sulfurimonas hydrogeniphila genome containing:
- a CDS encoding exonuclease domain-containing protein, encoding MLIFTDVQTTGIEAGDVVCSVALLKDEKVFYELINEGKKIPPSASSIHHITNEMIKDKKLFKMTQVYEILQKNNTFENTLIAHNVQFVLEKFAVSGLQWQGAVIDTLKVTKHLIKECEQFSLQFLRYELKLYRQENALKQQYGIKDALCSNNALNDVFVTKLLFEYLLEYATVEKMKELSFQKVLLEKFPFGKYMGKYIEEIVQHDINYVNWMLCLEDLDEDLKYSLEYYLRG
- a CDS encoding anthranilate synthase component II, which encodes MILMIDNYDSFTYNIVQYCRELGADLKIIRNDEMSVQEIENLHPEKIIISPGPASPDEAGVTLEVINYFQDKLPILGICLGHQSIAQAFGADIVRAKNMMHGKTSKIKHSTCKLFDTLPDEFTATRYHSLIVDKKSIPESIEPTAFSMDDDEIMALKIKDKDIYGVQFHPESIMSEYGHEIIGNFLKL
- a CDS encoding rod-binding protein, which encodes MSYSMNAVNAQAQMATANKAIPRIDEKAQDKALREQTDAFEAVIVKMLMDNAMKDDKNLFSSQNDPGDKIYKSMYRDELSKASAGSFGFSQMLYDYLSQKNS
- a CDS encoding ATP citrate lyase citrate-binding domain-containing protein, which encodes MAQKAIREYDAKSILAKHWNKYFPDFTYAYETVLVTSGAELLEAAKEKPWLKEKPLVVKPDMLFGKRGKNNLVLFKDQKPGDVTLEKAAAWIDEKAKEDVAVYFSFEGDTPTGEPKVDRLTHFIVEPFTPHDQSEEYYISATVVGDEDVLYMSAEGGMEVEEGWDEKVTEVAFPITATEEEIAEKIKANIPADVKEEDKENFAKFAIGFFKAYRELNFAYLEINPFVMQGTKIELLDMVAKLDDTAGFMMVEEWGDVEYPTAFGMEAKSPEVEAIEEADAKTGASLKLTLLKPEARIWTMVAGGGASVVYADTIADFAGIEDLANYGEYSGGPTTGETKFYAETLLDLMTREKDPQGRDKILIIGGAIANFTDVAKTFTGIIQAFENYADKMKDVGIKIYVRRGGPNYEKGLKDIKEAADRLGLNIEVYGPETHVTDIVRMALEEK
- a CDS encoding flagellar basal body P-ring protein FlgI, yielding MKFILLFILFFSTLYATKISDVSNIVGVRDNQVIGYSLVVGLKKTGDGTTSRFTLQSISNMLRAMNINMDPIDIMSKNVAAVVVTATMKPFARQGDKMDVTVSSIGDSKSLEGGTLLMTPLKGVDGKIYALAQGAISIGGLNTRGAGNASHPTTGIVFNGGIIEREINIDLFHQKYATLSLKESGFRNAVGIQKAINDYYHTQLAIAMDSRSIKLKCPQNRSMIEFLAEVQEIDMDYHPKDKIIINERTGTIVAGVNIELKPVVLTHGDITIKIVEQKKISKPAGSMSVDNNLVIGLNENEVYTKEGTTTVANLVRSLQKLGASPKDIISILEAMKSAGSISAELKVI
- a CDS encoding ABC transporter permease — its product is MPKFSIFILIFIFLFSFFGSQLYHASPYALDAKAILLAPSLMHPLGTDRLGRDILARLIAGGEVSLVIGAGSAFVASFIGLILGSMAGYFKGSVDRIFVITVDLFLTFPTFFLLLALVSYVNASALVLIVIISITGWMTTARLIRSESFKITSQPYIKILKIAKVNTLKILLKYYAPVLAPIYFVSFTFGVGGAILAESGLSFLGLGIVAPQMSWGTILSGGKDVIDIAWWVSFFPGLMIFLVTFSLINISNYLQQITNQQEIKT
- a CDS encoding AI-2E family transporter — protein: MKEHKIGYYFIVMASVVIVLAGIKSASVIIIPFLLSLFIAIILSPLYNYFKSKSIPDIVSVTLVITVFILFLALIAKLVGNSVHDFSANIDTYAQKLAQYYQLISHYTASFGIEISTEDIANLINMKQAMKFATSIIQSMGAMFTNGFIIILTVIFMLLESQYFVKKVELADGHQETMAHIERIFSKIKNYMVLKALISLFTGAIIWMSLYFLGTDYAFLWGVLAFMLNFIPNIGSIIAAIPAVLITLVQLGGMSALVVMVLYTVINIVIGSILEPKIMGKGLGLSTLIVFLSLMFWGWLLGIVGMLLSIPLTIMAKIIFDANQNTQWIGVLLGTGDNIALNEETNK
- the flgK gene encoding flagellar hook-associated protein FlgK; protein product: MASIFNTLSIGYSGLSAAQVGINTTGNNIANAENEGYTRQRVITSAANPLITSAGNVGNGVEIQDIKRVFDNFVFDRYSSVSADKEYSDFERQTLEELSTYFPEIDGVGIKADLAEYYNMWQTFADNPNNDSIKIALAKQTETLTQHITQTQNQVLNLQMQVNDQLDVNITEVNSLAQQLADLNKSIDVAEAGGGYTANDLRDKRNVIERSLSRLIGAEVNQGQLESNIQIDSNSNTRTGSYTLSVNGFNLVDGSTYHPLTIEKGNNPYGFYELSYERQDGTLIPMEEEITNGKIGAIFNLRGRAVDTTSGMPTDGVLQNVVSDLDAFAKGLIESTNNLYAKSARSRMESNNININPATPLVTSSLNINPGSFDVTVYDIDGNEVAKRTINIDAATSMSGISGSNSIEGQIIANKDDNSDANANNDVDDYMIFNYAPNANGDIKLELSMNTAANSQGYTFAVVDNLPDNTFASGTNFAGAIGLGSFFEGTNARDIRLNTQYRNNPTQLHAGYSSNAGDNRVALDMVQQQFESYKFQVGNEQYDTTTYGMFDITSTYVGISTNSAITRNETVSTQFNATEMEYNSITKVSIDEEMTNLIKYQTSYGAAAKVITTVDQMMQTLLGIKQ
- a CDS encoding flagellar biosynthesis anti-sigma factor FlgM; its protein translation is MISKVNNSVLGSAYVNNTLSNTQKKENTSVTAVENKSSKVEQLKESIDSGQYKVDLSALSKKMADELL
- the rsmD gene encoding 16S rRNA (guanine(966)-N(2))-methyltransferase RsmD → MKSKQLSKKIIAGKYKGKKLLLPSKVTTRSSKSIVLESFFNTLQFDIVDANFVEVFSGSGSIGLEALSRGAKKIYFMEKDKEALKTLQKNISQTDPSACEVFAGDSFENIELVLSRLKKSNEDAFFYIDPPFSIREGMEEIYEKTMKLIEKLPALHVKMIIVEHMSGLKIPEFLGIYKVKKSKKFGNTTLTYLTNNNME